One Campylobacter concisus genomic window, CACGTTGAAGCTTATGCGTGTGGCGGTAGAGCATGAAGCTCTTTAAAACTTCAAAATGTCCGCCGTCAAATAGCTCTTTTTCTATCGCATCTTGGATGTCTTCGACTGTTATCGCACTTGATTTTTGAAAGATATCTTGGACTACATTTGTAAAAACTTGCTCGTCATAAGCTTTATTTTCGCTGGCAAATGCCTTTTTTATAGCATCTACTATCTTGTATGCTACAAATTCTTGCCTTGTGCCGTCTCGTTTTAAAATTTCACGCATCGCTCGCTCTTTCCGATTGTTTTTTAATATGGAGTTTTAAAGTATAGGACAAGAAAGCTTAAACAATAGACAACTATTTTATTTTGTTTAATAATATTTATCAAAAAATATAAAATTTTATAGAGTTTTCTTAAGTATTTATCTACGTATTTTAAGTATTAAAAACTAAAATTTGGTTATTTTACTTAAATGATTATTCTAATTTTAGTTTTTAAGATAGTCTGTTTAAAATTTTACAAACCGATCAAGCTTATTTAGGAATAGTCTTAAAAAATTTAAAAACTTCATAAAATAACCATAAACGATAACAGCCTACTACTTTTAAAAATAAATCGTTATCGAAATTGTGAATGAGGCAAACTACGACGCAGTATTTGATGCGATAAAATCAAGCGGAGGCTTGCGGCTGCGGGTGCATGTAAGCCGAAAAATTTAAAGACCGCGAGAGCGGTCTTTTTACTAAAATTATAAAAAGATGCAGGGTTAGTAACTTATTATCTTACTTTTCACTATCCAGTTTATTTTCGATCTTTTTAATAAAGTCAAAATATTCTTTTTTTATATTTTCTTTTTTAGCATTAATTGCTAGTGCATTTTTTATCTCTTGCCTTTTTTCTTTATCTTGACTTACGGCTTTATCTATATTGTCAATGCTAGATTTCTTTTTATCGTATTCATAGTTTTCATTGTACTGTTTGATTTTAACTGACAAATAATCTACTTTATAAAAATCTTCAAGTGTTTTTATTTTATTGGATTTATCGCAAACTTCATCATACTCAAGCCAATTTTCTTTTAAATCAGGAAAATCTTTTTCAAAATCTTTTCTTTTGTTCTTTGAAGTTTCATCACTGTCTGATACTATAAGGAATTTTTTGCCGGTTAGCATCATCATTGTGGTTATTGTATTAACTTCTTTTATACCTCCCATATAAACTAGACCACAATCTTTAAAATCTTTGTCTTTATAAGCAATTTTAAACACTTTATAATCCGTATATCCTTCAAAAATAATATTTTTTGACTGTATGCTTTCAAATATATTACTTCCAATTGCTCTTTTTAAAAGTTCGTCTTCTTGAAACGGCGACTTGTCTTGCGTGACTATTTCTGAAATATCATCCTTTCTTTCTATAACTAGATGTCTCTCTATGCACTCGTTATCTATCATAAAAGGAGAATGTGTAGAATATATTACAATAGAATTCTCTGAAATTTTTAGTAATTCTTCTTTTAAAAATCTCGCACTAGTTGGATATAAAAAAGTATCTGGTTCGTCAAATAAAATTAATCTGTTATCGGCTTCTTGCATTCTAGACTCAATCGAAAGTATAAGCAATATCGCTATAAACCTTTTAAAGCCATCACTCCTATCCTCATTAGAATAAAACTCTTTTTCTTTTATTCGTATATCAAACTCTTCACCATCTTTCGTTATAACAAACTCTATATTTTTTAAGTCAGGCCATATTTTTCTAAATTCTTTTGTAGCTTTATTAGATATATTATCTAAAAAGCCATGTAGTCCTTTATCTTTTTTGGCTGCATTTTCAATATCTTGTTGAATATCTTTTATATTGCTTAAATAAAAAATATTTTTTAAAGGCATACATATGTCTGGGTTATTTTTAAAGTTTTCTATATTTACGTTAGATGGTAATAAATGACTATCGCTATACTCCCAAAATACAACTCGCCTATAAATATCCTCTATGTGTATTTTATTTTTTATTATTTCAAACACAATTCTCTCTATGTAATCATATGTCAAAGGCTCAAGCAAAGAACTATTACTTTCACCTTCTAATTTTGTAATTTGTCGATTATCTGTACTATAGTAGAATAAGTTAGATACTTTATATTTATCATTTAGTTCTTCATGTTCCCAATAGGTTAAGCGCGGTTTCGTATTGTCTTTTATATCTAATCTTAATACGATTTCATCAAAAGCATCTTGAATAAAATCTTTAATATTTGAGTTATTTTGGAATATGTTAGTATCTTCTATATTATATTCTTCAAATAACTCTGTTTCTAACACATTAAAATCATTCTCTTCCAACTTAAATATCGCACGAATGTAATATTTATCATCTGAGGCTGTTTTTCTTTGGTCTTTTATACTAACCTTATATCCATTAAATACCGCAGATATAGCCTTTAATATATTACTTTTTCCAGCCTCGTTTTTGCCTACTAAGATTAGACATTTTTTTCCGTTTTTTTCTTTGATATTTATCTTTATATCTTCTATAGAACGAAAATTTTTTATTTCAAATCTATCTAGTTTCATATATTAATCCTTTTGCTTTTTACTGACAACCTTCACATTCTATCGAGCGGTCAGCTACGTCGTTTAGTTTTTCACTATCAGGCGACTCTGAGCGTAAATAGTAAGTTGATTTTAGTCCAAGCTCCCATGCAAGTGTGTAAATTTCACTTAGATATCCGCCGCTTGCTTTGTCTAAGCTCATAAAGATATTTAAGCTTTGACCTTGGTCGATCCATTTTTGGCGGATAGCGCCTGCTTTTATAAGAATTCTTTGATCAAGCTCGTAAGCTGGCGTGTAAAACTGCCAAGTATCAGGGCTTAAATTTGGCACGACATTTGGGATCATACCGCTTAGGTTGTGCTCAAACCACTTGCGTTTATAGACTGGCTCGATGGTCTGAGTAGTGCCAACAAGGATCGAGATCGAGCTAGTTGGAGCGATCGCCATTAGGTAGCCGTTTCTCATGCCGTCACGCTTAACCTTTTCTCTTAGCTTATCCCAGTCGCAGACATTTTCGTCAAATAGCCCGCCTTTGTCGTTTAAAAGAGCTTTTGCATTCTCATTTGCGGTGTCTATCGGCATGATGCCTTTGCTCCATTTTGAGCCTTCAAATTTTGGATAGACGCCCTTTTCTACGGCTAAATTTGAGCTAGCGTAGATCGCGTTGTAGCTTATGTTTTCCATTATGCTATCAATGAGCGCCAAATGCTCATAGCTGCCCCATTTTACGTTTTTCTCAGCTAGCATTTGCGCCTCGCCCATGACACCAAGGCCGATCGAGCGAGAAGCTAGGTTTGTGTGTTTTACCTTTTTGTGCGGGTAGAAATTTAGGTCTATAACGTTATCAAGCATCCTAATGGCTATCGGCACGACACGCTCGATGTCCTCTTTGCTGTTTATCTTGCTTAAATTTATACTTGCAAGGTTGCAAACTGCCGTTTTGCCCTCGATGCTCTCTTTTTCTACGATGAAAATTTGCTTGCCTTTTAGGCTATCAAGCGCGCTTAGCTTTTTGGCTTTTTTAGTTATGCCACTATCGACCGTGATGTCTTCTTCTTCGTCAAATAGCTCCTCGCCGCCGTCTTCATAAGTGATCTTGATCTTATAGTAGTTTGGCGCTGTGTTTTGGAAAATTTCGGTGCATAAATTTGAGCTTCTGATGATGCCTTCGTGGTCGTTTGGATTTGCTTTGTTGGCATTGTCTTTGAAGCATAAAAATGGCATGCCCGTTTCAAAATAGCTAGTTAAAATTTTCTTCCAAAGCTCTTTTGCAAGGATGGTGTTTTTCTGGATATTTTCGTCGTTTTCATACTCTAAATATCTCTTCTCAAACTCCTCGCCGTAAAGGTCGCAAAGGTCGCTTACCTGAGCTGGGTCAAAGAGGCTCCAGCGGCCATTTTCTTTGACACGCTTCATAAATAGGTCGTTTATCCAAAGCGCAGGGAAAAGCTCGTGTGCACGGCGTCTCTCTTCGCCTGAGTTTTTACGAAGATCGAGAAAATCGCTCACGTCCATATGCCAAGGCTCGATGTAAACGGCTATCGCGCCCTTTCTAGTGCCTAGCTGATCGACCGCCACTGCGATGTCGTTTGTTACTTTTAAAAATGGGATAATACCGCCAGCTGCGTTTTTGTGTCCGTCGATACTGCCACCCATCGCACGCACCTTGCTCCAATCCCAGCCAATACCGCCGCCAAATTTTGAAAGTAGAGCCATCTCTTTGTAGCTATCAAAAATTCCTTCAATATTATCAGGCGTGCTACCTACGTAACAGCTGCTTAGCTGGTGGCGTGTAGTCCTTGCGTTTGAGAGCGTTGGCGTGGCTAGCATCACTTCAAATTTAGAGATAAGATCGTAAAATTTCTTAGCCCAGCCTTGGCTATCTAGCTCGTTTTGCGCAAGAAACATCGCAATAGCCATAAACATGTGCTGTGGTAGCTCGATTGGCATGCCATTCTTATCTTTGATGAGATAGCGGTCATAAAGTGTCTTGATACCAAGATATGCAAACTGAAGGTCGCGCTCGGGCTTAATATAGGCGTTTAGATCCTCTAGGTCGTACTTCTCTTTTAGTCCAGGGATGATGCGGCCGACCTTTTCACCCTTTGCGAGATAGTCTTTTAGGTGGTTATAGCCGTTAAAGCCAGTCACTTTGTGATAAAGGTCGAACAAAAATAGCCTCGCAGCGACAAATGTCCAGTTTGGGCGGTCGATGTCGATCTTATCAACTGCTGTTTTTATAAGAGTCTGCTGAATTTCCTCAGTCGTGATCATGTCCCTAAACTGGATTTTCGCATCTACCTCAAGCTCGCTAAGGCTTACATTGCTCAGTCCAAGAACTGCTTCATTTGTATATTTTTTGATCTTACTTATATCAAGCTCTTCTGTTCTGCCATTACGTTTTATAACTTTCAAAAATATCTCTCCATGTTAAATTTTAATTTGGGATTTTATCCAAAAGGAGATAAAAACTCTCTTTGTTAAAAAGTGCTTTTAAATATAAAATTTAACTCAAGAAATAATATTTTATTTTTAAAAAATTAAAAAATTTGATCTTATTTTAAAATGATTGTAAAAATTTTTGAAGCGATGTCTTGAAGCAAGAAGCATAAATTTGCTTCTTGCATTTAAATTTACTTGCCAAAAACTCTGGCAAAAATTCTATCTACATTTTTAGTGTAGTAGTTGTAGTCAAAGCACTCTTTGATCTCATCTTTGCTAAGGCTTTTAGTTAGGTCCTCGTCGTTTAGCAAATTTTGTAAAAATAGGCTGTGGCCTTGCTCATCGATCGCTTTTTTGCCCTCTTGCAAGTCTGCCCAGACCTTCATAGCATTGCGCTGAACGATCTTGTAGGCGTCCTCTCTAGAAATTCCACGCTGAGGCAGTTGTAAAAGCACGCGCTGTGAAAAGACTAAGCCGCCTGTTAAATTTAAATTTTTCATCATATTTTCTGGATAGACGACTAAATTTGCTATCAAATTTTTGATGCGAACCAGCATAAAATCAGCCGTGATAAACATATCTGGAAGGATAAATCTCTCAACCGAGCTGTGGCTGATGTCGCGCTCGTGCCAAAGGGCGACGTTTTCAAGTGCTGGCGTAACGTATGAGCGTAGCACTCTGCAAAGGCCGGTAATGTTTTCGCTAAGGACTGGATTACGTTTGTGTGGCATCGCGCTTGAGCCCTTTTGTCCTGGGCTAAAGTACTCCTCTGCCTCATAAACCTCCGTCCTTTGGTAGTGTCTAATGGCAACTGCGATCTTCTCACAAGTAGAGGCTAAAACTGCGATGGCGCTTACCACATGGGCATAGCGGTCGCGCTGGATCACTTGGTTTGATGCTGGGGCAGCTTTAAGACCTAGCTCCTCGCATGTTAGCTCTTCAAATTCCATCGGAGCGTGGGCTAAATTTCCCATAGCACCTGAGAGCTTACCGTAGCTGATTGTATCTTTTGCATCTTTGATGAGCTTTAGCGCCCTTGCAATCTCGTCGTACCAGATAGCAAGCACAAGGCCAAAAGTTATCGGCTCGCCGTGGATGCCGTGACTTCTACCGACCATAAGCGTGTGCTTGTGCTCGATCGCTCTGTTTTTGACCGCCTGCATAAATTCCTCTACGTCGCTGATGATGAGCTCTAGGCTCTCTTTCATCTGAAGTGCGACGGCTGTGTCAATGCAGTCGCTTGAGGTCATGCCATAATGCACGAATCTACTCTCATCGCCAAGGCTCTCGCTGACGCTTGTTAAAAATGCGATCACGTCGTGTTTTGTTGTCTTTTCTATCTCGTCGATGCGAGCCACTTCAAAATTAGCGTTTTTGCAAATTTTCTCGCAGTCGCTGTCGCTTATGAAGCCAAGCTTATTCCAAGCTTTAACAGCAGCTTTTTCTACCTTGAGCCAAGCGTCATACTTTGCTTGTATACTCCACTTTTCAGCCATCTCTTTACGCGAGTATCTTTCGACCATTGTTGAACCTTTTTGTATTAGTTTTTCTTATCATAAAAGTAAATTTTAGCCTTGAAAGCTAAAAATCACATAGTATAATTTTATAAAATTTAAGTTTGGATTATATAAAATCCGTGCTGAAATGTCGGTTATATGCTTATAAATTTGTGCTTAAGATAGCTTACTCATTTTTAAAAGGATTACCTTTGCCCTACGTAAATAAATTTATTGCCACTACAAACAAACAAAAAGCGTATGAAATTTTAATAAAAACTGGCTTTAGCATGAGAGAAGCGCAACGCCTCATAGATAAAGGTAGGCTGATATGTGGCGGTAGTGTCGTGAGTGAGAAAAATGCCATTTTGTGTGGCGATATTTTTTTGATCGACTATGAGGCGGAGCCAAAGGGACTTAAGCCGATCTTTGAGTGTGAGAGCTTTGCGGTATTTGACAAGCCAAGTGGAGTGCTGAGTCACCCAAATGGCAGACACTGTGAGTACTCGCTAAATGATGAAATTTATACGCTTTTTGGACGAGATGCGAGCGTGGCACATAGGCTGGACTTTGAAACAAGCGGCGTAATAGTTGTTGGAAAAGATAGAAATTCTACGATTAAACTAAAGAAAATTTTTGAAAATAGAGAGGTTTTTAAAAGCTACGTTGCGATGGTACAAGGTAAGATCGAGCGAGAATTTACGATCGATGCCAAAATGAATCTAGCAAATAACTACGACGATGTGAAAATGCGGATGCAAATTTGTGAAAATGGCAAGAGTGCTGTGACTAAAATTTTGCCGATCAGATATTTTGACGATATCGATACGACTTTACTTCGGGCTATTCCTCTCACTGGCAGGCAGCATCAAATTCGCTTACATTTGTTTCATGTGAAACACAAGATACTTGGTGAACCACTTTATGGTTTGTCACGCCTGCAGATAGAGAAAATTTTAGATAAAGAGATGAGCGAGCGTGAACGGATAAATTTAACTGGAGCAAAAAGGCTCTTGCTTCACTCGGATGAAATTTCTTTTAAATTTGATAAAATTTTTTATAACATAAAAAGTAAATTTGACTCTGAAAGCGAGTTTTATAGATTTGCAAAAGAAGGTTTACTTTAGTCTAAAATTTTTTAATAAATTTCTATTTCTCATAAACCTTTACCTGCTTTTGTCAAAGTTTATCACTTTTAGATACCACAATGATAATTTTGTAGTTTATGTAATTAATGCTCCACTTTATTTCTTTATGAGAACTAGATTTTTTCTTAATATTAAGGATTAGAATTTATGCCTATCTTTTTCATCTTTTAAAACTTTTAAAATAAGCCCTAATCCAAGTAAAACCGCAACAGCAATAAAGACTATTTCGGCTATATCAAGTGCACTCATTCTAATTCACACTGGCTTTACTATTATCTTCAAGCGACTGTGTTTTTGAATTTTTATCACTAGCAATAGCTTTAAATTTTGCATTTTCATTGCGTTGTTTTAACTGTCCACAAGCTGCACTTATATCAAGTCCTTTACTCTGTCTGATCGTACAAGTAACACCGTGGTCTCTTAGATATTCTTGAAATTTTAGCATGTTAGTAAGCTCAGGTCGTCCAAATTCACTGCCCTCATGTGGGTTAAAATATATAAGATTTACCTTCGCTTTTATGCCATGAAGTAATTTTACTAACTTTTTAGCATCGCTCACGCTATCGTTTAAATCCTTGATAACAAGGTATTCAAACATTACACGCTTTCGCATATCGATAGGAAATCCCCTAACAGCATCCATAACAGCCTCGATGTTATATGCCTTATTTATCGGCATTAGGCGGCTTCTAAGCTCATTAGTAACAGCATGAAGCGATATGGCCAATAACACACCAAGATCCATCTCACCAAGCTTTTTTATCTGGCTACCAAGGCCACTAGTTGAAACGGTTTGACGACGTGGCGATATGGCTAGACCCTCGTTAAGAGCTAAAATTTTGATAGCTTTACTAACATTAGTAAGATTATCAAGTGGCTCACCCATACCCATATAAACGACATTTATACGCCTCTCGTATGGTATGTTATTCTCTCTTTTTATCCATAAAATTTGCCCTACGATCTCGCCTGCAGTCAAATTTCTGACAAGCCCGCCTTTTGCTGTTAGACAAAAAGCACATCCCATTTTACAGCCAACCTGTGAACTAACACAAACCGTATAACGAGCATGGCGACTGACCTTTCCATTCTCATCACTAATCTCCTCTTTCATCGGCAGCAAAACACTCTCTATCTTTAGCCCATCTTTTAGCTCAAGAAGATACTTGATAGAGCCGTCGCTACTTTGCTCAAATTTTACACATTTTAAAGGATCGATATAAAATTTTTCAGCCAGATCTTGACGCATATCTTTAGGCAAATTTAGCATTTGGCTAAAATCGGTTGCATTTTTCTTATATATCCACTCGTAGATTTGTGTTGCTCTAAATGGTGGAGAAACTAACTCTTTTAGCTCATCAATACTAAAATCAAGCAAATTTATCACATATTTTCCTTTATATATTTTGTTAGAATTTTCTTGGCCTCTGCGTGATTTTTTACAAAATCAGCATGTGCATCTTTATTACAAAAATTTGTCGCTACGAAAATTCCATAAGCTGGAATTTTAAAAATTTGAGCTACTTTTAGAACAGAAAAAAACTCCATATTTTCTAAAAAATAGCCTTTTTCAAATATCTTATGAGCCAAATTTTTGTCTGTCGTTATGAAATTTGACGAATTTATTTTGATAGTTCCACGTGAAACGATAGAAGAAATTTCACACTCAATTGGTGAATAAGATCTATTTTCTACGCTAGAAATTTCAATATTTGCCCCAACCGAGCTTTCATAAATTTGTAAAATTTCACCATCTTTATAAAGACCTGCCGAGCCAACGAAAACTATTTTTTCTGGCATCTGATACAAATTTCGTTCAGGATTTTTTGACAAATTTTGGCTTAGATTTTGTAGCTCTGGATTTGATGAGTTTGCAAATTTAGCTTCAATCTTTGCAAGATAGTGCGGATCGATATTTTTTAAATTTATACCCTTTTCATCCGCTCCAATACATGCTCGTTTCTGCAAAAATTTTGTCAAACTTATTGCCATATCAACTAGCCCCACACCCATTGGCAAAGCAAAGTCAAAAATTTCGTTTTTTCCAGCAGAGACAATCAACATCAGAGCCTAACCTCAACGCCATTTGCCTTGAGATACTCTTTTAGTTTTTTTATCTCGATTTCGCCAAAGTGAAATATCGAAGCAGCTAAACACGCATCAGCCCCGGCTTCAAAAGCCTCTTTAAAGTGCTCCATCTTACCAGCTCCGCCGCTTGCAATAGTCGGTATAGAAAGCGTACTAAATATCTTTGTTAGCTCAAGATTAAAGCCTAGTTTGACACCATCGTTATCCATAGAGGTTAGCAATATCTCACCTGCTCCACGCGACTCGACCTCTTTTGCCCAAGAAAAGGCATCTTTTTTGGTATCGATCCTACCACCATTTATAAAAACACTATAACCATTTTCGATCTTCTTGGCATCGATCGCTACTACAACACATTGCGAGCCAAATTTCTTAGCTGCTTCGTCAATCAAATTTGGATCTTGTATGGCTGATGAATTTAAGCTTACTTTATCACAGCCAGCATTTAAAAGGCGTGATATATCATCTAACGTGCGTATACCGCCACCAACTGTTAGTGGAATAAAAAGCTTACTTGCGACCTTTTTTACGACATCAACTATCGTATCACGCCCAAGATGAGAGGCAGTGATATCCAAAAAGCAAAGCTCATCAGCGCCCTCGTCATTGTATCTTTTAGCTATCTCGACAGGATCTCCAGCATCGACAAGCCCTACGAAATTTACGCCTTTTACGACTCTGCCATCTTTTACATCAAGGCATGGGATTATACGTTTTGCAAAATGATTCAAATCTGTCCTTTATCTATTTTTCTAGCCGCTACCTCAAAATATGGCAAATTAGACCAATTTTCTCGGTTGCCAACTATATAAACAACCTCTTTTGCTCTTGTTAGTGCTACATTTAGTAAATTTGGCGTACTAGCAGCCCATGCTCTAGCGCCTTTTGTGGCACCGCCAAGAACAAAGATAACAACATCAGCTTCTTTGCCTTGCATGGTGTGAATGGTACCAGCCCCTTTTAAATTTTTACAAACATCTTTAAAAGGTGTTATTATTTTAACACTATCTTTTAGCTTGGCTAACTTACCATCTAAAAGCTCTTTAACGATCATACCTTCGGCTTTATTATAATTACCTATCCATTCATCACTACTAACGTCAATCCATTCTGTTTTGATGTTAGAATCACTAAGTTTACTTTCACTACCTCTACCAAGTATCATCATATCATCATATGTTGTCTCGTTTGAAATTTTAAACATAGGGTTAGCGCACCTTCTATGAACGATAAGTGGCGAACCAACCCAAATGGACTTACCCTCTCCTTTTATACATGTACCAATATTTTGTACTTTATCGGCTCGAAGTTGAACTGATGATTTTAGTAGATTAAACTCATCCTTTGCATCACAGTAGCGTAAAATAGCGTTATTTAAAGCTGGTGGCAATGTTACAACAGGCTCAAGTTGAAGTGGATCGCCAACTACAACAGCCATGTTTGAACGAAGCAGTGCACCTAATGCGTTAGTTAAATTTGCCTGCCCTGCTTCATCTATTAAAAGCAAACCTATATCGCCATTTAGTAGCTCTTTAAAGCTATTATTAAAAGATGCAAAAGTAGAACTAACAACTGGCGTTAGTAGAAACAATCCTTTTATTATCTCACGCCTATCTTTGGCCTCAAGCCCATTTTTCTCAGCCATTTTTTCATCATTAAATACAACGCTAAGAGCTCGTAAATTTGTTCTAACAGCTTCTTTGCAAGCAAAGATAGTAGCCTTATGCAGATTAAGTGCCTCTTTAAAAAGCTTGATTCTTGCGTTAAAAAGCTTTGTCTTATGAAATTTATCATCAAGATCACACTCCATCATAAATGGCATACTCTTTTGCATTTCTTCATTACTCTGATTAAAACTACCATTTAAAAAGCTATCAAGCTCTTCACTTCTACCAATTAATTTTTGACGTCTAATAAAGTCATCATTAAGCTTATTGAGATGATCTATCTTGGTGTTAAGTTCCAAAATTTTCTCTTCAAGCTGAGATATTTGAACTTTTAGTTCGTTTATTTTTGCTTCACTCTTCTCTTTATTTTCACTATTTTGCTTACTTGCTTTCAAATTTTGCTCAGCTATTTGGCGATTTATCTCACTAACTTTTTGCGCTTCATTGTTATATTTTTCAAAAGCTTGCGTCCTTAAAATTTGCTGGAAAATAAAAAAAGATGGCTTTATAGGCGTACTCAGATACTCTTGTAAAATTTCATTTTGACCAATAAGCTTTGTTAGCTCGTTAGCTTCAGCCACCTTTTGTTCTAGCTCATTTTTGCTCAAATCTAGCTCATCTATTAGTGGCTTTAAAAGCTCTTCTATTTGCTTTGCTGAATTATAGTTATCAAGTCTTTTATCGATATTTATAAGCTCACTATTTATACTTTTTAGCTCCTCTTCTTTGATCCTGATCTCACTAAAAAGTAGATTTACTTCATGTAGGGCTTGATTAAATTTCTCCTTTGCCTCGTCATAATCATCAATTCCTTCGCCAGTAGCCAAATACTTGCCAAGTCCCATTAAAAAGCCATCTTGTTCTATAAATTCTTTAAATTCTTTTGAAATATCTTCAAATTGACTATGCGTTTTTTCGATCTTTACACCATTAATCGCGTTAAAAACAAAATTTGACTTATTTTGCTTTGAGCCAAGAGGTATGCAAAAAAGCCCCCATGCAGGTTTTGAGATAAAAGATTTTTCGTCAAAATTTGTCTTTTCATCAGCCGAGAAAAGCCTTGTAGCTATAAATTTAAAATAATCAATCTCACCTGCATAACTACCGATGCTTTTTAGTTGGCTAAGCTCTTTACTTAAAATTTCAACCGCACCGTTATTACAAGAGCTAACAACCATCTCATAGCCCTGAAGTTCTTTATTTAGAGTAAAATAAAGCACCTTATCGCTACTATCTCGAACTGGAGTAAAGATATCATGTCTGCTCATTTGTGCGAGCTTCATCGCTCTAAGCGTAACAATTTCAGCCATTACGTCTTTTAAAAGCGTTGTTTTGCCAGTGCCTGGAGCGCCATTTACACTATAAATCCCACCACTTTTTTCTTTAAATTTTTTAATGATGTTATTAACAGCAATTTGCTGCGAGAAATTTAAAGCAAAGTCGCTAGCAAAGGCCGATCTTGGATACTCTTCTGCTTTAAAAAAATCTCTAACAAGCCTTTTATTTTGCTCATCTCTTACATCAAGTCTTTCGAATTTATTCTCACTGTCCTCGTCCAAAAACTGATCCGTTAGCTCGTGCGTCCTACCTGACTCGTAAAATTTTATAAGCAAATTTATATCATCTATAAAAAAGCTATTTAAAAGGCTATCATTTTCTTTAAAATTTGGATTTATGATCTTTACTTCAAGCCTTAAGAAATCATTACAAAATGGTGTTTTAAGTGCACTTTTTAGCTCATCGTTTATAAGCTTTATATATTTGCCAAATTCCATTTTTTCTTTATAGATAGATAGCTTGTCTTTTATGCGCTCACACTCTTTACTAAAATCACTTTGGCTTATCTCTTTTAGATGATTTAGACGAGCCATTGCCCAAGGAGCTGTTGAGATGAAAAGATCATCAGATGAGTTTGGTGTAAAAAATGGAGTTAAATCATCATCTAAATTTACATCTTTTAAAGCAAAACTTTGCTCATTTTTGCAAAATACTAGGTCGCCAGAGAGTTTAAGCTTATAACAAAATGCCTTTTCAAAGCTCGTTTGCTCAGATCGTAGCTCATCTAAAATTTGCTCTTTTTCAAATTTCACCTTTGCCAGCTTTGAGATATAAATGGCAAGCAAGTCAGTCTCAAAAATACCACCATAAATTGAAATTTCTATACCATTTTTTAAAAGTGATCTGTCAAATGCTCTTAAAATTTGCATAAATTTCTCATCGAAATTTGCGATCTCAAGGTCCATTGATTTTTTAAATTTGCTATTTGTCTTTTTTGGCTCGTCTAAGGTTTTTGGCTCTAAATATTGTGATAATAAAAAGTATTTTAAGGTATTTGCCCTACTCAAATTTGCGCCTTATTTTGTTGTTATTTAGTGATTATAATCCATTTTATATATGATTAAACTAAACTTGTAATCATTGTATAAGTAATTTTTGGCTAATATTGCGGCTATGATAAAGGCAAAAAAGCACTTTGGACAGAATTTTTTACAAGACAAAGCGACACTAGATAAGATCATCCAAGCGATACCCAAGGACGTAGAAAACGTCGTTGAGATTGGGCCTGGCTTAGGTGATTTGACATTTAGACTTTTGCAAATTTATAA contains:
- a CDS encoding pseudouridine synthase family protein, coding for MPYVNKFIATTNKQKAYEILIKTGFSMREAQRLIDKGRLICGGSVVSEKNAILCGDIFLIDYEAEPKGLKPIFECESFAVFDKPSGVLSHPNGRHCEYSLNDEIYTLFGRDASVAHRLDFETSGVIVVGKDRNSTIKLKKIFENREVFKSYVAMVQGKIEREFTIDAKMNLANNYDDVKMRMQICENGKSAVTKILPIRYFDDIDTTLLRAIPLTGRQHQIRLHLFHVKHKILGEPLYGLSRLQIEKILDKEMSERERINLTGAKRLLLHSDEISFKFDKIFYNIKSKFDSESEFYRFAKEGLL
- the rlmN gene encoding 23S rRNA (adenine(2503)-C(2))-methyltransferase RlmN; protein product: MINLLDFSIDELKELVSPPFRATQIYEWIYKKNATDFSQMLNLPKDMRQDLAEKFYIDPLKCVKFEQSSDGSIKYLLELKDGLKIESVLLPMKEEISDENGKVSRHARYTVCVSSQVGCKMGCAFCLTAKGGLVRNLTAGEIVGQILWIKRENNIPYERRINVVYMGMGEPLDNLTNVSKAIKILALNEGLAISPRRQTVSTSGLGSQIKKLGEMDLGVLLAISLHAVTNELRSRLMPINKAYNIEAVMDAVRGFPIDMRKRVMFEYLVIKDLNDSVSDAKKLVKLLHGIKAKVNLIYFNPHEGSEFGRPELTNMLKFQEYLRDHGVTCTIRQSKGLDISAACGQLKQRNENAKFKAIASDKNSKTQSLEDNSKASVN
- the hisF gene encoding imidazole glycerol phosphate synthase subunit HisF, whose translation is MNHFAKRIIPCLDVKDGRVVKGVNFVGLVDAGDPVEIAKRYNDEGADELCFLDITASHLGRDTIVDVVKKVASKLFIPLTVGGGIRTLDDISRLLNAGCDKVSLNSSAIQDPNLIDEAAKKFGSQCVVVAIDAKKIENGYSVFINGGRIDTKKDAFSWAKEVESRGAGEILLTSMDNDGVKLGFNLELTKIFSTLSIPTIASGGAGKMEHFKEAFEAGADACLAASIFHFGEIEIKKLKEYLKANGVEVRL
- a CDS encoding purine-nucleoside phosphorylase — its product is MLIVSAGKNEIFDFALPMGVGLVDMAISLTKFLQKRACIGADEKGINLKNIDPHYLAKIEAKFANSSNPELQNLSQNLSKNPERNLYQMPEKIVFVGSAGLYKDGEILQIYESSVGANIEISSVENRSYSPIECEISSIVSRGTIKINSSNFITTDKNLAHKIFEKGYFLENMEFFSVLKVAQIFKIPAYGIFVATNFCNKDAHADFVKNHAEAKKILTKYIKENM